A stretch of the Serratia marcescens genome encodes the following:
- a CDS encoding GNAT family N-acetyltransferase, with translation MLHIEPYRDADRRQTAALIYAAFCDKFQRARRLSARLQWRLFYRLWCWKQSGSRERSFVVKQDEQVVAAFALNAAAGENNAGRRPCTLPIWRLCRRYGWLNVWRMYLQMAVLQHTPAADELYLSYLAVAESQRGKGVGKRLLQWMNDYAAEQGAGRRLSLHVSRRNVDAQRLYRRCGFQVRREEHYASLGWLFGQADWVLMERRCGEATCAK, from the coding sequence ATGCTGCACATTGAGCCGTACCGGGATGCTGACCGCCGGCAAACGGCGGCGCTGATCTACGCCGCGTTCTGCGACAAGTTTCAGCGCGCACGCCGTCTGAGCGCCCGCCTTCAGTGGCGTTTGTTCTATCGGCTATGGTGTTGGAAGCAAAGCGGCAGCCGGGAGCGCAGCTTTGTGGTGAAGCAGGATGAACAGGTGGTGGCGGCCTTTGCCCTCAATGCGGCCGCTGGCGAGAATAACGCCGGGCGGCGTCCGTGCACCTTGCCGATTTGGCGGCTGTGCCGCCGCTATGGCTGGCTGAACGTTTGGCGCATGTATCTGCAAATGGCGGTGTTGCAGCACACCCCGGCGGCCGATGAGCTGTATCTCTCCTACCTGGCGGTGGCCGAGAGTCAGCGTGGCAAAGGGGTGGGCAAGCGGCTGCTGCAGTGGATGAACGACTATGCTGCTGAACAAGGCGCGGGCCGGCGTCTGAGCCTGCACGTCAGCCGGCGCAACGTGGATGCGCAGCGCCTGTACCGGCGCTGCGGTTTTCAGGTGCGGCGCGAAGAGCATTACGCTTCGTTGGGATGGCTGTTCGGTCAGGCCGACTGGGTGTTGATGGAGAGACGCTGCGGGGAGGCGACGTGCGCAAAATAG
- the rlmF gene encoding 23S rRNA (adenine(1618)-N(6))-methyltransferase RlmF yields the protein MEKKKTFPQQKSGLHPRNRHRSRYDFPALIASCPALAPFVKPNAWGDVSVDFADPAAVKMLNRALLQHFYGIEHWDIPADYLCPPIPGRADYLHHLADLLATSNGGEIPRGKGVAILDVGVGANCIYPIVGLREYGWRFTGSEIDPVSLNAAKMIVEMNPTLRNSVRLRLQKQPELIFSGIIGAAEKFDATLCNPPFHSSEQEARASTRRKLHKLGKGEVADKPVQNFGGKNNELWCEGGEGAFVRKMVEESVGKANNCLWFTSLISKNTTLPAIYHALNVAGAAEVRTIEMAQGQKISRFVAWTFHDAEQQAAWAAERWR from the coding sequence GTGGAAAAAAAGAAAACCTTCCCGCAGCAGAAAAGCGGCCTGCATCCGCGTAACCGTCATCGTTCGCGCTACGACTTTCCGGCGCTGATCGCCAGTTGCCCGGCGCTGGCGCCGTTCGTGAAACCGAACGCCTGGGGCGATGTCTCGGTGGACTTCGCCGATCCGGCGGCGGTGAAAATGCTCAACCGTGCGTTGCTGCAACACTTTTACGGCATCGAACACTGGGATATTCCGGCGGACTACCTGTGCCCGCCGATCCCCGGCCGCGCCGACTATCTGCACCACCTGGCGGATCTGCTGGCGACCAGCAACGGCGGTGAGATCCCGCGCGGCAAGGGCGTGGCGATCCTCGACGTCGGCGTCGGCGCCAACTGCATCTATCCGATTGTCGGCCTGCGCGAATACGGCTGGCGTTTCACCGGGTCTGAAATCGATCCTGTGTCGCTCAACGCGGCCAAGATGATCGTCGAGATGAACCCGACGCTGCGCAACAGCGTGCGTCTGCGGCTGCAAAAACAGCCTGAGCTGATTTTTAGCGGCATCATCGGCGCGGCCGAGAAATTCGATGCCACCCTGTGCAATCCGCCGTTCCATTCGTCCGAGCAGGAAGCGCGCGCCAGCACCCGCCGCAAGCTGCATAAACTGGGCAAAGGGGAAGTGGCCGACAAGCCGGTGCAAAACTTCGGCGGCAAGAACAACGAGCTGTGGTGCGAAGGCGGCGAAGGAGCCTTCGTGCGCAAGATGGTGGAAGAGAGCGTCGGCAAGGCCAACAACTGCCTGTGGTTTACCTCGCTCATTTCGAAAAACACCACGCTGCCGGCCATCTACCATGCGTTGAACGTGGCGGGCGCGGCCGAGGTACGCACCATCGAGATGGCGCAAGGGCAGAAGATCAGCCGCTTCGTCGCCTGGACCTTCCACGACGCCGAGCAACAAGCCGCCTGGGCAGCCGAACGCTGGCGTTAA
- the ybiB gene encoding DNA-binding protein YbiB, producing the protein MDYTKIIKEIGRGKNHARDLDRQTAFELYQAMLAGAVPELELGGILIALRIKGEAEEEMLGFYQAMQQQVLPLQAPQGRPLPVVLPSYNGARKQANLTPLLALLLAKVGLPVVVHGVLDDSTRVTSAEIFRALGLPWSEQAVHAQQRLDNGEAVFMPVSALSAPLARQLGLRWRMGVRNSAHTLAKLATPFGEQDALRLASVSHPEYVGRVASFFRQIGARGLLMHGTEGEAYANPLRCPQIHYIAGGEQRVLLERTLQDETPTLPAAKDAETTARWTERCLAGEVAIPQAIQRQIACCLVAAGESETLEQGLQRLHQA; encoded by the coding sequence ATGGATTACACCAAAATTATCAAAGAAATAGGCCGCGGCAAAAATCATGCGCGCGACCTGGACCGGCAGACCGCTTTTGAGCTGTATCAGGCGATGCTGGCCGGGGCGGTCCCCGAGCTGGAGCTGGGCGGCATTCTGATCGCGCTGCGCATCAAGGGTGAGGCCGAAGAGGAGATGCTGGGCTTCTACCAGGCGATGCAGCAGCAGGTGTTGCCGCTGCAGGCGCCGCAGGGGCGGCCATTGCCGGTGGTGCTGCCGAGCTACAACGGCGCGCGCAAGCAGGCCAACCTGACGCCGCTGCTGGCGCTGCTGCTCGCGAAAGTGGGCCTGCCGGTGGTGGTGCACGGCGTGCTGGACGACAGTACCCGCGTGACCAGCGCCGAGATTTTCCGCGCCCTGGGGCTGCCGTGGTCGGAACAGGCCGTTCACGCCCAGCAGCGTCTCGATAACGGCGAGGCGGTATTCATGCCGGTTTCTGCGCTGTCGGCGCCGCTGGCGCGGCAGCTCGGGTTGCGTTGGCGCATGGGGGTGCGCAACAGCGCGCATACGCTGGCCAAGCTGGCGACGCCGTTCGGCGAACAGGATGCGCTGCGCCTCGCCAGCGTCTCACACCCGGAGTATGTCGGCCGGGTAGCGTCGTTTTTCCGCCAGATCGGCGCCCGCGGGCTGTTGATGCACGGCACCGAAGGCGAAGCCTACGCCAACCCGCTGCGCTGCCCGCAGATTCATTATATTGCCGGCGGCGAACAGCGCGTGTTGCTGGAGCGCACCTTGCAGGATGAAACGCCGACGTTGCCGGCGGCGAAAGACGCGGAAACTACCGCGCGCTGGACCGAGCGCTGCCTGGCGGGCGAGGTGGCGATCCCGCAGGCCATCCAGCGGCAGATCGCCTGTTGCCTGGTGGCCGCCGGCGAGAGCGAGACGCTGGAACAGGGGCTGCAGCGCCTGCATCAGGCCTGA
- a CDS encoding flavin reductase family protein encodes MSRESRYYYEPAAGHGLPHDPLNAIVGPRPIGWISSRSAAGLRNLAPYSFFNCFNYRPPIIGFASTGWKDSVANIVETGEFVWNLATRPLAEAMNNSSINLPRGEDEFAFAGVTPLPGRRVKAERVAESPVNFECRLTQYIQLQTAAGEQVETWLVLGEVVAVHLDPALLDEHGVYQTAAAEPILRAGGPTAYYGISEQHRFDLARPTR; translated from the coding sequence ATGAGCCGTGAATCTCGTTATTATTATGAACCCGCCGCCGGCCACGGCCTGCCGCACGATCCGCTGAACGCCATCGTCGGCCCGCGCCCCATCGGCTGGATTTCTTCCCGCAGCGCCGCCGGCTTGCGCAATCTGGCGCCCTACAGCTTTTTCAACTGCTTCAACTATCGTCCACCCATCATCGGTTTCGCCAGCACCGGCTGGAAAGACAGCGTGGCGAATATCGTGGAAACCGGCGAGTTCGTTTGGAACCTCGCGACGCGCCCGCTGGCGGAAGCGATGAACAACAGTTCCATCAACCTGCCGCGCGGTGAGGACGAGTTTGCCTTCGCCGGCGTCACGCCGCTGCCCGGGCGCCGGGTCAAAGCCGAGCGCGTGGCCGAAAGCCCGGTGAACTTCGAATGCCGGCTGACCCAGTACATTCAGTTGCAAACCGCCGCCGGGGAACAGGTGGAAACCTGGCTGGTATTGGGCGAGGTGGTGGCGGTACACCTCGATCCGGCGCTGCTGGACGAACACGGCGTCTACCAAACCGCCGCCGCCGAACCGATCCTGCGTGCCGGCGGCCCGACCGCCTACTATGGCATTTCCGAACAGCACCGTTTCGATCTGGCGCGCCCGACGCGCTGA
- a CDS encoding methyl-accepting chemotaxis protein, producing the protein MLLRFSQLTTHKGAELSAIEHAVPMIVFSPDGTVLRANDLFLSTLGFQRDDVIGRHHRIFCDPNYVASPQYRKHWETLNKGQPITDTIKRIAKNGEALWLQGTYAPVLNKQGKVVEIVKIASEVTERVTQAQEHRSLLAALNRSMAMIAFSPQGTIVSANDNMLALMGYRLEEACGQSHAVLCPPAFANSDDYRRHWQRLARGEFITGRFERLNRRGERVWLEASYNPILDNEGQVVKVVKIAQDITRLMQQQQHEEEMVRNAHHLSLDTDRQAAQGAIIVQQAVKGMQQVEAAARETSDVVTELGKCSQQIGTIVEAIRKIASQTNLLAINASIEAAHAGEHGRGFAVVANEVRTLAEQSRKAATEIERMTKSIQQGVAAAIAGMATCVEQAGGGVALTHDAGEVINQVNIGMHDVVKLMQAFTSVKQGDALH; encoded by the coding sequence ATGCTGTTACGATTCAGTCAGTTAACTACCCACAAAGGCGCCGAGTTGAGCGCGATAGAACACGCCGTTCCCATGATCGTATTCTCGCCGGACGGCACGGTATTGCGCGCCAACGATCTTTTCCTCAGCACGCTGGGATTTCAACGCGATGACGTGATTGGCCGGCATCACCGTATTTTCTGCGATCCGAACTATGTCGCCAGCCCGCAGTACCGCAAACATTGGGAGACGCTGAATAAGGGCCAACCCATCACGGACACCATAAAACGCATCGCGAAAAACGGCGAGGCGCTATGGCTGCAGGGCACCTACGCGCCGGTGCTGAATAAACAGGGTAAGGTGGTGGAAATCGTCAAGATCGCCAGCGAAGTGACCGAGCGTGTGACCCAGGCGCAGGAACACCGCAGCCTGCTGGCGGCGCTGAATCGCTCGATGGCGATGATCGCTTTCTCGCCGCAGGGCACCATTGTCAGCGCCAACGACAATATGCTGGCGCTGATGGGCTATCGGCTGGAAGAGGCGTGCGGGCAGTCGCATGCGGTGCTGTGCCCGCCGGCGTTCGCCAATTCCGACGATTATCGGCGGCACTGGCAGCGCTTGGCGCGCGGCGAGTTCATTACCGGGCGTTTTGAGCGCCTCAACCGGCGCGGCGAACGGGTATGGCTGGAGGCCAGCTACAACCCGATCCTCGACAACGAAGGCCAGGTGGTGAAAGTGGTGAAGATTGCCCAGGACATCACCCGGCTGATGCAACAGCAGCAGCACGAAGAAGAGATGGTGCGTAACGCGCATCATCTGTCGCTCGATACCGATCGGCAGGCGGCGCAGGGCGCGATCATCGTGCAGCAGGCGGTGAAAGGCATGCAGCAGGTCGAAGCGGCGGCGCGCGAAACCTCGGACGTGGTCACCGAGCTCGGTAAGTGTTCTCAGCAGATCGGCACCATCGTCGAAGCCATTCGTAAAATCGCCTCCCAAACCAACCTGCTGGCGATTAACGCCTCCATCGAAGCCGCCCACGCCGGTGAGCACGGGCGCGGTTTTGCCGTGGTGGCCAATGAAGTGCGCACGCTGGCGGAACAGTCGCGCAAGGCGGCGACCGAGATCGAACGCATGACCAAGTCCATCCAGCAAGGCGTGGCGGCGGCGATTGCCGGCATGGCGACCTGCGTAGAGCAGGCCGGCGGCGGCGTGGCGCTGACCCACGATGCCGGGGAAGTGATCAATCAGGTCAACATCGGCATGCACGACGTCGTGAAACTGATGCAGGCGTTTACGTCGGTGAAGCAGGGCGACGCGCTGCACTGA
- a CDS encoding TetR/AcrR family transcriptional regulator: MGNREKIVEAALHSFTHRGFHQTSMRDIAQAAGVSVGNLYNHFTGKEALIGEIALLENGVFAEFAAGLRADRTRPKQALSAFFTAYHAFVAEPANVQLSAEIVAEVARNPALAEPFSANQRQLIEALATVIAEAQQTGEIAPAIAPLPLAQLVLDVIESQAWRQAIFTSPAPEETTPVRLLEQLLYRHP; the protein is encoded by the coding sequence ATGGGAAACCGAGAAAAGATTGTCGAGGCCGCGCTGCACAGCTTTACCCACAGGGGATTTCACCAGACCAGTATGCGGGATATCGCGCAGGCGGCGGGCGTCAGCGTCGGCAACCTCTATAACCACTTTACCGGCAAGGAGGCGTTGATCGGCGAAATTGCGCTGCTGGAAAACGGCGTATTCGCCGAGTTTGCCGCCGGGCTGCGGGCCGACAGAACGCGGCCGAAACAGGCGCTGTCGGCCTTTTTTACCGCCTATCACGCCTTTGTCGCCGAACCGGCCAATGTGCAGCTGTCGGCGGAGATCGTGGCGGAGGTGGCACGCAACCCGGCGTTGGCCGAGCCGTTCAGCGCCAACCAGCGGCAGCTGATTGAGGCGCTGGCGACGGTTATCGCCGAGGCGCAGCAAACCGGTGAGATCGCACCGGCGATAGCGCCGTTGCCGCTCGCGCAGCTGGTGCTGGACGTGATCGAAAGTCAGGCCTGGCGGCAGGCGATCTTTACGTCGCCTGCGCCGGAGGAGACCACGCCGGTGCGGCTGTTGGAACAGCTGCTCTACCGGCATCCCTAG
- a CDS encoding alpha/beta hydrolase family protein — protein sequence MRKIGLCCVALLLLALGWVIYVNDFRFVTEPVTVTAGGNRLTGTLVLPQHAPIKPGVVVFVHGDGPANASRDEGYYGIWEAMAQQGYAVLSFDKPGVGGSGGNWLHQTMADRARETADIIDWARRDGRFDARCVGLWGTSQAGWVMPEVARLRPDIAFTLALAPAINWLRQGRYNTRAAMAAAGDDEAQIQAREAHWRHIQTLLEQPDGYAQYRREYGAAAALSADRWRFIRANMASDATAGLRYFTTPVHLILGGRDVNVDADETERVYRQTIPASLLTVTRIDEADHVMIKPLFARHPWLINVVGLFAPRSVQYDAYRQDVAAFLAAQPCGR from the coding sequence GTGCGCAAAATAGGACTGTGCTGCGTGGCGCTGCTCCTGCTGGCGCTCGGGTGGGTCATTTACGTCAACGACTTTCGTTTTGTCACTGAACCGGTCACGGTGACCGCCGGCGGCAACCGGCTGACCGGCACGCTGGTGTTGCCGCAGCATGCGCCGATCAAGCCCGGCGTCGTGGTGTTCGTGCACGGCGATGGGCCGGCCAACGCCAGCCGCGACGAAGGCTATTACGGCATTTGGGAGGCGATGGCGCAGCAGGGCTACGCGGTTTTATCCTTCGATAAGCCGGGCGTTGGCGGCTCCGGCGGCAACTGGCTGCATCAGACCATGGCGGATCGCGCGCGGGAAACCGCTGATATCATCGACTGGGCACGGCGGGACGGGCGCTTTGATGCGCGCTGCGTGGGGCTGTGGGGCACCAGCCAGGCGGGATGGGTGATGCCGGAGGTGGCGCGTTTGCGCCCCGACATCGCCTTCACGCTGGCGCTGGCGCCGGCGATCAACTGGCTGCGGCAGGGGCGCTATAACACCCGGGCGGCGATGGCGGCGGCGGGGGACGATGAAGCGCAAATCCAGGCGCGCGAGGCGCATTGGCGCCATATCCAGACGCTGCTCGAGCAACCGGACGGCTACGCGCAGTACCGCCGCGAGTATGGCGCCGCCGCTGCATTGAGCGCCGACCGCTGGCGCTTTATCCGCGCTAACATGGCCAGCGACGCGACGGCGGGATTGCGGTATTTCACTACGCCGGTGCACCTGATCCTGGGCGGGCGCGACGTCAACGTGGACGCGGACGAAACCGAGCGCGTGTATCGGCAGACGATCCCGGCCTCGCTGCTGACGGTGACGCGCATCGATGAAGCCGATCATGTGATGATCAAACCGCTGTTCGCCCGCCATCCGTGGCTGATCAACGTGGTGGGTCTGTTTGCCCCGCGCTCGGTGCAATACGACGCCTACCGACAGGACGTGGCGGCCTTCCTGGCCGCTCAGCCCTGCGGGCGCTAA
- a CDS encoding M3 family metallopeptidase, with translation MQQALDYFNQLNQDYLDVHRAKEELFWQNYMGTGGEDLSARFSAAESAYKRFIAEPRRLAEIRNLLAGLEALPQEAQRDALIHGLQGWLRFFDCNAIEDPQAQALLDQIIHAESDLYSRRKGYQVTHLNAEGRRVAASLGELLTNQATNPNEDYRRSSQQALRDLEQWLLHNGLPELIGLRNRFARQMGYRNYFDYKVNKTERMTPEQLFAILDRFERETREANARSLQQLAADKGSQALEPWNVRFASAGDVTRQLDPYFPFSRSLERWIDSFKRLHIGFGGAEMNLDLLVRKGKYENGFMHGPIPPFVRQGEWVPARINFTSLAQPEQVGSGAYGLNTLFHEGGHAAHFANIRQNAPCFSQEFPPTSMAYAETQSMFCDSLLDDADWLKRYAKNAAGEAVPDALIEAGIAARQPMRAFNERHILLVPYFEWALYQWDDEQRTPEAITALAREVEQKILGISGSPRPTLAIPHLLSLESACSYQGYLLAMMAVEQTRQFFLQRDGYLTDNPAIGPDLAQHYWLPGNSVSHDDTLRSLTGEGFNPDSLAQACNQTVAQAWHEAQQTMAAAATRPQPPADFDLEAHIRVVDGETVLADNADGDERMCRDFAAAIEARLV, from the coding sequence ATGCAACAGGCTCTCGATTACTTCAATCAATTGAACCAGGATTACCTCGACGTACACCGCGCCAAAGAAGAGCTGTTCTGGCAAAACTACATGGGCACCGGCGGTGAAGACCTGTCGGCGCGCTTTTCCGCCGCGGAAAGCGCCTATAAGCGCTTTATCGCCGAACCGCGTCGTCTGGCGGAGATCCGCAATCTGCTGGCCGGATTGGAAGCGCTGCCGCAGGAGGCGCAGCGCGATGCGCTGATCCACGGCCTGCAAGGTTGGCTGCGTTTCTTCGACTGCAACGCCATCGAAGATCCGCAGGCGCAGGCGCTGTTGGATCAGATCATTCACGCCGAATCCGATCTCTACTCGCGCCGCAAGGGCTACCAGGTCACGCACCTGAACGCCGAGGGCCGGCGGGTGGCGGCCTCGCTCGGCGAGCTGTTGACCAACCAGGCGACCAACCCGAACGAAGACTACCGCCGCAGCTCGCAGCAGGCGCTGCGCGATCTGGAGCAATGGCTGCTGCATAACGGCCTGCCGGAGCTGATCGGCTTGCGCAACCGTTTTGCGCGCCAGATGGGCTATCGCAACTATTTCGACTACAAGGTGAACAAAACCGAGCGCATGACGCCGGAGCAGCTGTTCGCCATTCTGGATCGTTTCGAGCGGGAAACCCGCGAGGCCAACGCGCGCAGCCTGCAGCAGCTGGCGGCCGACAAGGGTAGCCAGGCGCTGGAGCCGTGGAACGTGCGCTTCGCCAGCGCCGGCGACGTCACCCGCCAACTGGATCCTTACTTCCCGTTCTCTCGTTCGCTGGAACGCTGGATCGACAGCTTCAAACGTCTGCACATTGGCTTTGGCGGCGCCGAGATGAACCTCGATCTGTTGGTGCGCAAAGGCAAATATGAGAACGGCTTTATGCACGGCCCGATACCGCCGTTTGTGCGCCAGGGGGAATGGGTGCCGGCGCGCATCAACTTCACCAGCCTGGCGCAGCCGGAGCAGGTGGGCAGCGGCGCTTACGGGCTCAACACCCTGTTCCACGAAGGCGGCCACGCGGCGCATTTCGCCAACATTCGCCAGAATGCGCCGTGCTTCTCGCAGGAGTTCCCGCCGACCTCGATGGCCTATGCCGAAACCCAGTCGATGTTCTGCGACAGCCTGCTGGACGACGCCGACTGGCTGAAACGCTATGCGAAAAACGCCGCCGGTGAAGCGGTGCCCGATGCGCTGATCGAAGCCGGCATCGCGGCGCGCCAGCCGATGCGCGCGTTCAACGAACGCCATATCCTGCTGGTGCCGTACTTCGAGTGGGCGCTGTATCAGTGGGATGACGAGCAGCGCACGCCGGAAGCCATCACCGCGCTGGCGCGCGAGGTCGAGCAAAAGATCCTCGGCATCAGCGGCAGCCCGCGCCCGACGCTGGCGATCCCGCACCTGCTGTCGCTGGAGTCCGCCTGCTCTTACCAGGGCTATCTGCTGGCGATGATGGCGGTGGAACAAACCCGCCAGTTCTTCCTGCAGCGCGACGGTTACCTGACGGACAATCCGGCCATCGGCCCGGATCTGGCGCAACACTATTGGTTGCCGGGCAACAGCGTCAGCCATGACGACACGCTGCGCAGCCTGACCGGCGAAGGGTTCAACCCGGACTCTCTGGCGCAGGCCTGTAACCAGACGGTGGCACAGGCGTGGCATGAGGCGCAGCAGACGATGGCCGCCGCCGCCACGCGCCCGCAGCCGCCGGCGGATTTCGATTTGGAGGCGCACATTCGGGTGGTAGACGGCGAGACGGTATTGGCGGACAACGCCGACGGTGACGAACGGATGTGCCGCGACTTCGCCGCGGCGATAGAGGCGCGTTTGGTTTAA
- the bhsA gene encoding multiple stress resistance protein BhsA: MKTIKTFAAAIALATVSFTTFAAEHVSAQDAAQFEKAGVIVASGSTDLSSLTSQLAAKADAAGAKAFTITSTSGNNLMHATAVIYK, encoded by the coding sequence ATGAAAACCATCAAAACTTTTGCTGCTGCTATCGCCCTGGCCACCGTTTCTTTCACCACTTTCGCCGCTGAGCACGTTAGCGCCCAGGATGCCGCCCAATTCGAAAAAGCCGGCGTGATCGTCGCCAGTGGCTCAACCGACCTGAGCAGCCTGACCTCTCAGCTGGCCGCCAAAGCCGACGCGGCAGGCGCCAAGGCCTTCACCATCACCTCCACCAGCGGCAACAACCTGATGCACGCCACCGCGGTTATCTACAAATAA
- a CDS encoding carbonic anhydrase: MQHIIEGFLSFQKEIFPQRKELFRSLASSQNPKALFISCSDSRLVPELVTQQEPGQLFVIRNAGNIVPSFGPEPGGVSATIEYAVVALGVTDIVICGHSNCGAMKAIASCQCLDPMPAVAHWLHYADAAKAVVEKKTWNSETDKVNAMVEENVIAQLNNIKTHPSVAVGLRNSGLRLHGWVYDIESGEIRTLDRNTKSFVSLADNPDVYFE, encoded by the coding sequence ATGCAACATATCATTGAAGGTTTCCTCAGTTTCCAGAAAGAGATTTTCCCGCAGCGTAAGGAACTCTTTCGCAGCCTGGCCTCCAGCCAAAATCCTAAAGCGCTGTTTATCTCCTGTTCTGACAGCCGCCTGGTGCCCGAGCTGGTGACTCAGCAAGAGCCTGGGCAACTGTTCGTTATCCGCAACGCCGGTAACATCGTCCCTTCCTTTGGCCCGGAGCCGGGTGGGGTTTCTGCGACGATCGAATACGCGGTGGTGGCACTGGGCGTGACTGATATCGTGATTTGTGGCCACTCGAACTGCGGCGCCATGAAGGCTATCGCGTCCTGCCAATGTCTCGACCCTATGCCTGCGGTAGCCCACTGGCTGCACTACGCGGATGCGGCCAAAGCGGTGGTCGAGAAGAAAACCTGGAATAGCGAAACAGACAAAGTTAACGCTATGGTGGAAGAGAACGTTATCGCCCAGCTAAATAATATCAAAACCCACCCTTCTGTTGCGGTGGGTCTGCGTAACAGCGGGCTGCGCCTGCACGGCTGGGTGTACGACATCGAAAGCGGCGAGATTCGTACGCTGGATAGAAACACCAAGAGCTTCGTGTCCCTGGCCGATAATCCCGACGTCTATTTCGAATAA